ACATACAAGGCATCAGATTCGTAACCGTTAAGTGTCAGCAATGAACGAACAAATTCTGTTTCAAGTTTATTATTCTCTACCGCGTAGGTCAACGTATCACTTATTCGTAATTGAGTTTGCCACATTACTCCGTTCAATAAATATAAAGTATGTGGGTTATCGTTTTGTTTATCCTGGAATTTTTCTTGGACAACGTAAGCTAAACCACAGATAACGATTAAAATGCCTAAGATATATATGATCTTTCTTTTCAAGTGAACACCTCGTTGAAATTTTGGTTGAATTAATGAAGTCGCTCTAATGAGAAAATACTGACTAAAACTCATGATTATAATATGTCTCAATTTTTGGCGTTACGAAGAAAGCTAGTGATTTTCCAATATTACATAGGTATACTGCCTTAGCTTTAATGAACATTTTATTTGTCCCGTCTGTTTGCTCTTCAAAGAAGAAGTATGCAGCAGTACCTCCATTTAAATCTGCGGATGAAGTTACCCCAGCAGTCTTACTCGGAAGATCGGCCTTTTTGGCAATTGCACCGCTCCCTGTCGTACTTCTTATTTTGCGTTCAGCATAGGCCTTCCAACTACTCATCACATTAGAATCTATCGTGGTAGTAGTTACCCCTAATGTTGCATTTTGATAAGCAGCCCAAGTAGTAGCCAATAGATTATAGGATTTTTTCAAATATCCCTTTAAGATTGGAATTTGTAATGCTTTAACTGGCGTACTATCTAAAGGATAACTTGTATCTTTTCTATAATTGAGAAGTAGTTTCAGCATTTGCCACTCCTAATCCGAAAAAGCTGTTCAGATTAAATTTAGTAGATGATGCTACCTTTTGTTCATTAGCGTGTTCCATATCTGAAATAATTTGATCTTTTAATTCCAAGTAACTTGAGGGCATCTCTCCAAAGGCCAAAATGCCAACGCCGTTGTCACTTTGTAATGTTCCATAGGTCTCAGTTACATATACTTCCTCTGTTTGAGGATTAATGTACACTGTAAGTGCGTATCGATATCTATGTTTTTTTCATTTTTAGCCTCTGCAATAACAGGACCAAAATAGACAGTTTGATCATTTACGGTATACTTCGTAAGTTCTCCATCCATTAAAAACTTAAATTTTTCAATCGATTTAACTTTAATCTTGCCTTCCCCAATAATATGTACTGAAGTTTCATCTATTTCATCAATAGAAAACTTCAATTTTGCAGATCCGTCTGTTTTATCCGAATTTTTGAAATCATCATTAAGAAAGTGTTTATTACCTTCTTTTAGGGCCTTACTCCATAGAAATGAGTCTGTTTCTTTTGGGTTTAACGCAAGCTCAATATTATACTTGTCATTCCCCTTTGCCATCGTATGGAAAGGAAAACTCCCCAACACTATAGTAAAACAGCAAATCAAAATAAATATTCTTTTAGACACTTCTTTAGCACTCTCCAATATGTAAATTTAAAGCTTGTTAAATTTATCACATATAAGTTTATGTTTTAACGCCCAATTAGTGGTAATTTAATCTGGGTATGAAGCAATCATTACTCATATACATTTCCGGGTTTCGTGTATATACTACAATCCTTCCACTAGGAACGAAAACAAACGCTTATGAAAACTACATTTCCTATTTCAAGAGTGTTTATCCTTTCATCGTGTCAGTTGTCCCATAACAATGTGAACATTTCCATGAATTATGGTATGGTACTTAATGAAGTTTTAAGTGCATGTGATCAATGTTTAGATAATCATCTAATCGGTAATCGGACTATGTTCTTGTCCATTCCGGCAATCGGTACAAGTTCTTGTCCTTGACTCGGGACAAGTACTTGTACCGATAACATAAAAAAGCCGCTAAATTAGCGACTTCAATGGGACCATGTTCTTGTCCCTCGACATCTTTATGGGTTGTGTCATTTGGAAATGTCATATTACGACCTCATTATGCAGTAACATTTGTATATTCATTCCATATCCTCCTCGCACTTTCCTGCCCGTTAGTTTAACAAAAAGCAGCTGATCATGGCCAGCTGCTTTTCTATATTTTTTAACTATCGTTTCCCGTTAGTTGAATAAATAGCTACTCAACCCACTTCGGTATTTGTCGCCTAAAATACTTCCCAACCTTCTCTAACTCATCCATAACGCGCTTTATTTTATCGTCTTCTAGAAACCAGTTCTCTTTAGTTGTCCCTGATTTATCAATTATTGGACTAACATAAAAAACAGTCTCTCTAGGAAAATGAAATTGATAAGTTAGTAGTGCTCTTCGTGCATGATAATTTTTACAGACCAATAAAATTTTTTTAGGGTAAATCCCTTGTTGCTGCAATACTTCCAAAGAGAAGCGAGCATTCTCAAAGGTATTCGTTGCTCTATCTTCTTTAAGTATTGCTTTAGGATTAACCCCTAACGACACACCCAAATTTTGTAGATATTGCCATTCGGTTGTTTCTACATATGGGGTGGAACCTCCAGAAGGTAATATAAAGGAAGAGAGCCCTTGATGATATAACGTTGCGGCTCTTTCCATTAACTGAGGTTGACTCGCGCCTGGGATTAAAATAACATCTGCGTGTCCGATCTCCGTTTCGAAAAACATAAAATCACTAATGCAATCAAATGGAAAAGACATAGTGAACCTCCTTACTGAATTCACATATGTATTCGCCGTTGTATCCCTCCATCCTGCCCATTAGTTGAACAAAGGCAGCCGAACTCGTAAACGGGTGCCTTCTCTTGTCTTCTATTTAACTAACGTCTCCCGTTAGTTGAATGATTTCCCTGAAATTTGATAAGTTATTTCTCTTGTTTAATTGGTTAAATGACCTTTATAGAGCCATTGATCCCCAGTTTTCACAAAATCCATATAGACGGCAACATTTCCATCATCTACTTTTGCCAAAAATACTTGAACCTCATTCTCACTCACTGGTTCAAAACCGCGATACTCTAAGTTCCCAAACTCAATTGGTGATAAGAGAGAAACATTTCGCTTGGAATCATCATCTTGTAAAGTATACGTTTCGCCCTGTTCATCCCACTCCACTTTAGGGACAGATAATGTTGCTAAGGCTTCGTAATCTTTTTTATTCATGGCGTCAATTACTCTGAATGCTGCATTCAAAGGACCTGTAATTGGCCCCATGTCCATTTCACTCGAAGTATACTGAGCCGCTTCTAATTCAGCTTTAAGGTGCTCGTTTTCAGCTTGAAGATCCATTTCCTGATTACCTTGGGTAACAGGTAGATCTTCATCAGAATTACCACAAGCAACCAATGCGAAAGCAAAAATAAACAACAATACAAATTTTCTCATCATATACCTCCTTGTATACGGATGTCCTATATCTTTATAAACGACTGATGAGAAGTTTGGTTACGTTAATCTGCCCGTTACTTCAATAAACAAGAGGCAGCTCAACGTTGCATGATCTTCCACTCTCGTGTCCCGTTAGCGTAATGCATTACGCTACTGTTCTGATTCAATCGTTTCCCATAACGAATCCCGTGACACATTTAAATATTTCAATTGCTTCATACCATAGAGGAAATCTGGCTTCCGATTGATCATGCTCATTCCTAAGTCCAAGATTCGCAGGTGCTTCAGCTTCTCTAGCTCGAGGGGTAGCTCATGGATCGAGGTGTATTGAATCGTAAGCTGCTCCAGTTGTTCCAACTTTCCAATCTCCGGTGGGATGCTGTTTAGGCTGATCTCTTCCTTCGGCTTAACCCGATACCCGGGAGCTGGCCGATCCGAGCTCGCACATTGGATGCAAAGCTCTCTCAGGTTCTTCAGTCTGGCTATTGATGCGGGAATACTCTCCAAATCAGCCGTCATGATTTTCAAGCGTTCAAGCTTGCTTAATTCGAACAGCCCTTCGGGTAGACGATAAAGATCCTGTTCAAATATTTCTAAATCACGCATCTCTGTAAGCTCCCGGATTCGCTCAGGCAGCTCTGTCAGCCCATGTCCGCTTATATACAGCCGGTCGGTTTTATGCTTAATGGCATCATCTAGCAGACGATTCAGGTCCCGGTGAGACTTTAATTCCAAAAAAAGCCCTGTAATTCGATCCATCAGTTCGATTGCTTCTTCCTCAGTTAATTCCATACCATACATATGTTCATGGACAACCGAGTAAAGGTAGTCTCCGCCACCTTCTTTCAAGAAACACAAGTCTTCCGGCAGGCTAGGGTAAATCCAATCCGACAGGCGGTTTGCCATTTGCTTCAGCAAGTACCCGCTTTCTTCGCAGCATCTATAAAAATAGTAGGTTCCTGCAGTATAAAAGGCATTACTGCGATAGGTATTTCTTATTTGTGTAAACTCATCCCTATTATCACCTTGGATTATGATTGTTTTCACCAGATAAGGTTCCAACGCTTCCAATACGCTTGTGTAGTGGCTCCTTACCACATCACCCGGAATTTTCTCCCCAAGTACAAAACATTCCGAGTTCCGTATTGCCAAATCTATTACCTGCTCGTAAGCTTCACCTTTAGGGTCTGTATACATTCTCATCCCATAAGTCTCCATTCCCATTCAAAGTAATAATATTTCCAATACATAACACCATAAATTGGAACTATCCTGCCCGTTAGCTTAATAATTGCATGGAAACATAATTAGATATTTATCTAATCGGTAATCGGCTCACGTTCTTGTCCTTTACGGCAATCGGTACAAGTTCTTGTCCTCGACTCGGGACAAGAACTTGTACCGATAAAACAAAAAAACCGCTAAAATAGCGACTCTCAATGGGAACAAGATCTTGTCCTGCGACACCTGGACATCATTTAGGTTAAACTGCCGTATAACTAACCTACTGGTTTTTAATGTAGTCGTCCCTGTATGTACCAGCATGTTATATTCCCCTCTGAAGAGTAAGCTCTCTGTTTTTATATTTTTTTACACGCTGTTTTCCGATAACGTCTTATCTACGAACTTCGTAAATAATTCCATATGTAGAGTATTCGTGAATTTATTGAACTATCCTGCCCGTTAGCGTAAAGAAACCGCAGTCGATCAACTGGTCGGCTGCAGTTTTATCTTTAGTGAGCTATCGTTTCCCGTTAGTTGAGCATAAGCTAACCTTAAATCCACTCTTTTCCATGTTCTCGAATGAATTTAATATCGTTTTGATAATGTTCAAGATGCCCCTCATCCATCATCTTTTGAAAAGCAATGTCACCTTCACTGCCTTTCCTTATAATTGTTTTACATAACCCTTCTAATCGTAGCAATACCATTTCCAAGTAATCTTCTTCCTTTCCTTCACCGTACGATTCAAAAAACAATTTAACTCTTTGTTTTATACGGTTAGCATGCTGTAATGAATTATAATAAATAATTTCACCTGTTTCGGAAAGATAACATCTGCTTAAAGGGACGCAAGTATAAAGCGTATATGCTATGTCCCAAAGTCTTGGACCAGGTCCAGCAACATCAAAATCAATAATACCTATTGGTCTTTCTTGATTAAAAATAATATTGTATATTGCAAAATCATTATGGCACAATACTTCAAACTGTAGAGGGGTGTTATCTATCGATTTCCAGCTCTCATCAAATGAAAAATCACTCACAGAATCATGATAAAACCTGAGCATTTTCGCTATTTCTATTAAGACATCATCAGACCACATGTATTCCTTTAAAGGATAATTACCAGCTTCTCCTTCAATAAATGATAATATCTCTCTTCCTTTTTCATCAATACCTAAAAATTTAGGTGCATAACTGAAACCTTTGTTCTCCAAATGCTTTAATAGCTTATGAATTTTGTAACTATCTGGTTTTAATTCGCGTCGTACAGTATCTCCCGAACGATACACTTTAGAGACATTCCCTCCTGGTAGTATTACTTCATTTTCATGGTTTGACATTAAAAATATTCCTCCCTGATATGACTTTCTTTTAACCGTAAAACAATCCTGTTTGTTCAATTAGCTTGGAAAAGGCAGCCGAACGTTCGGGCAGGCTGCCTTCGTGTCTATTATTGATCGTTAGCTGAACTGATTTGGTATCGCAGTGTGATTTGAAATAGAATCGATTATTATATCCCAGTCGCCATAGTGAAGCTCATGCCCAGTACCTTCCAATGTCAGTAAAACCGCACCTGGAATTTCGTTAGCAAGATTTTTTCCATGTTCATAAGGGATAATCGGATCTTCAGTGCCATGTATAACCAAAGCGGGCACGTTTATTTCACCCGTCCTAGACAAATAGGATTCTCCACCTGTGAGCATGCCATGATTATGGATGCTGGCCATATTTTTGCTTCTTTTTATTTCTTCTTGTGCCAAATGATAAACTTTTTTCTCATCAAAAGGATGCTTTGAACCCACTAGGATTCTTGATCTATCTATTGCAAATTCGACTACCGATTGTTCGTTATTCCAATCTATTGCCCCCACATTCGAGAAAAAATCCATAATCCTTTCCTCCATCGGGGGAGATCCGGAGCAAAATTGGACGTTGATAAGAGGGTAATGGTTAAAACTCTCTCTGGATGCCGCAGAGCTATCATTTGAGTCAGCAAACCACCCATGGACAAGCCTACGATGTGTGCCTGCTGAATTTTATAAGCATCCAATACTCGAACAGCATCATCTGCCATATCTTCGAAAGTATAGCCCGGTTGACCAGGTTCGTAAGTTGTTGAACGTCCAACATCGCGGTTATCATAACGAATGACAAAACGTCCTGTATCTGCCAGGCGCCGGCAAAATTCTTCTTCCCACCAAATCATTGAGGATTGGGCACCCATAATCAGTAATATTGCCGGGTTACCTTGTATTCCGAAACTGTCGGTACATATTTCAATCCCATTTACTTTTATTAATCGTTCGTTCATGTAAATTCCTCCAATATTAATGTAGAAATAAAAAAAACACAGGCTATCGGCCTGTGCATGCAGTAATCGAATAAAGAAATTGAAAATGAACGTAATTAGATGATTACCCTATGATAGACTCGCAGTCCCCTCACCGGATAGATTAAAAGGGTTCATTACATTTTCTTTAAATCCAGCCTATACGACATGAGCTTAGAGTTACCCCTGTCTCCAATCGCATAGTACTAAACTAGGTTACCGTGGAAGGTAAACCAATCTTCGATTACGATGCACGCAAAACAAATAGCCTTAAACCACTATTTAAATTCATTTGTGCAAAGAATATCGAAGAATTAGTTTAACACACGTAACCCCTCCGCTCTTATCAATTATTGCAATGCTAACACATGATGAATTTCTATGTCAACACCTGGAAAGTGTCTTTCAGGCTAACCGCTCAGTTCAACGCTAATCTGCCCGTTAGTTGAACAAAGGCAGCCGATCTCGTTAACGGCTGCCTACTTGTCTTTTATTGAACTAACGTTCCCCGTTAGCATAACGATGAGAAGCTTTTGTCTCCATTGTCAATCTTTTCGACGGGCGACATGGAGAACAGCGCCCCAGTGGCGGCGAACCGACTTTTCTGGGCGACTATTAAGGCGAACTCGGATTTCGTTGAAGAGTTTTTCGCGTTTCCATTCCTCCATAAGTATGTGCCCGGAGAAGGTTTCGAGGAGTTTAATATAAGCGTTAACACGATAAATGCGCTCCCAATCGAAATGTCGTATGCGAACAACCTCAAAAAGGCCGCTTTTCTCAATCTCATCTCTTTGCACGTGAAGTTCCCCTGGCCTTGGCCAATCGTTGTTGTCTACCGATTTACCTTCGCCGATCTCATAGTAAACGGTTTGAATTTCACGGAAGAATGGGTCTTCATCGTCTGGAAAAACGT
This Paenibacillus sp. JZ16 DNA region includes the following protein-coding sequences:
- a CDS encoding YdcF family protein; translated protein: MSFPFDCISDFMFFETEIGHADVILIPGASQPQLMERAATLYHQGLSSFILPSGGSTPYVETTEWQYLQNLGVSLGVNPKAILKEDRATNTFENARFSLEVLQQQGIYPKKILLVCKNYHARRALLTYQFHFPRETVFYVSPIIDKSGTTKENWFLEDDKIKRVMDELEKVGKYFRRQIPKWVE
- a CDS encoding leucine-rich repeat domain-containing protein, which produces MANRLSDWIYPSLPEDLCFLKEGGGDYLYSVVHEHMYGMELTEEEAIELMDRITGLFLELKSHRDLNRLLDDAIKHKTDRLYISGHGLTELPERIRELTEMRDLEIFEQDLYRLPEGLFELSKLERLKIMTADLESIPASIARLKNLRELCIQCASSDRPAPGYRVKPKEEISLNSIPPEIGKLEQLEQLTIQYTSIHELPLELEKLKHLRILDLGMSMINRKPDFLYGMKQLKYLNVSRDSLWETIESEQ
- a CDS encoding phosphotransferase, with product MSNHENEVILPGGNVSKVYRSGDTVRRELKPDSYKIHKLLKHLENKGFSYAPKFLGIDEKGREILSFIEGEAGNYPLKEYMWSDDVLIEIAKMLRFYHDSVSDFSFDESWKSIDNTPLQFEVLCHNDFAIYNIIFNQERPIGIIDFDVAGPGPRLWDIAYTLYTCVPLSRCYLSETGEIIYYNSLQHANRIKQRVKLFFESYGEGKEEDYLEMVLLRLEGLCKTIIRKGSEGDIAFQKMMDEGHLEHYQNDIKFIREHGKEWI